CCCTCGCGCTCGGACAGCCATTCCTCGAGCCATTTGATCGAATAGTCGCCGTGCAATACGTCGTCCTGGTGGAGCAATTCCTGATGCAGAGGAATGTTCGTCTTGACCCCTTCGATCACCATTTCTTCGAGCGCGCGGCGCAGGCGCATGATGCAGCCTTCACGATTGCGTCCGTAGACGATCAGCTTGGCGATCATGGAATCATAATAGGGCGGGATCGTGTATCCGGCATAAAGTCCGGAATCGACGCGGACATGCATGCCGCCGGCCGGGTGGTAATAGGTGACCTTGCCGGGTGAAGGAGCGAAGGTGAACGGGTCCTCGGCATTGATCCGGCATTCGATCGCATGGCCCGTGAACTCAAGATCTTCCTGCGCGACAGAGAGCGGCTTGCCCGCTGCGATGCGGATTTGCTCGCGCACCAGATCGACGCCGGTGATGGCTTCGGTTACCGGGTGTTCGACTTGCAGGCGGGTGTTCATTTCGATGAAGTAGAACTCACCGTCTTCCCACAGGAACTCGATCGTGCCCGCGCCGCGATAGCCCATGTCGCGCATCGCCTTTGAGCAGACCTCGCCCATGCGCATGCGCTCTTCATGGCTGATGACGGGGGAGGGGGCTTCTTCAAGCACCTTCTGGTGGCGGCGCTGGAGCGAGCAGTCGCGCTCGCCGAGGTGAATGGCGTTGCCGTTGCCGTCGCCGAAGACCTGGAATTCGATATGACGCGGATTGCCGAGATATTTCTCTATATAGACGGTAGCATCGCCGAAGGCGGCTTTCGCTTCGGAACCCGCCTGCTTCATCAGGCTTTCGATTTCGTCTTCGCTCTCGCAAACCTTCATCCCGCGACCGCCGCCGCCGCTCGCGGCTTTGATAATCACCGGATAACCAATCTCGGCTGCGATTTTCCTGGCCTCCTCGGGATCCTCGACGGCGCCATCCGAGCCGGGGACAAGCGGAAGGCCCAGTTCGCCTGCGGTCCGTTTTGCCTCGACCTTGTCGCCCATTGTGCGGATGTGCTCGGGCTTGGGCCCGATCCACTTGATGTCGTGCGCCTCGACGATTTCGGCGAACTTGGCATTTTCCGAGAGGAAGCCATAGCCGGGGTGGATTGCATCGCACCCCGAAACCTCTGCCGCCGAGATGATCGCGGCGTGGTTTAGATAACTGTCGGTCGCAGCAGGCGGTCCGATGCATACTGCGGCATCGGCGAGCCGGACATGCATCGCGTCTGCATCGGCGGTGGAGTGCACGGCGACCGTCTCGATCCCCATTTCGTGCGCCGCGCGATGGATGCGCAGCGCAATTTCGCCGCGATTGGCGATCAGTATGCGCGTAATTCCCATGGCGGCTTAACCGATAACGATGAGCGGCTGGTCGAATTCGACCGGCTGGCCGTTGTCGACAAGGATTGCCTTGACAGTACCCGACCTGTCTGCGGCGATCGGGTTCATGACCTTCATCGCTTCGACGATCATCACGGTGTCGCCTTCGCTTACCTTGTCGCCGACCTTCACGAAGTTGGCTGCACCCGGTTCGGGCGCGAGATAGGCGGTGCCGACCATCGGCGATTTCAGCGCATCGGCATGATTGTCGCCAGAGCTTTCGGCTGCTGGTGCTTCTGCCGCGGGAGCCTGAGCGGGTGCGGCAGGCGGAGGAGCCAGTGGAGCGGGTGCAGCGCTGTAAGCGGGAGCGACGCCGCCCCCGCGCGAAACGCGGATCTTGCGGTCGTGATCCTCGACTTCGATTTCGGTAAGGCCGGTCTCGTTCAGCAGCTCGGCGAGCTCGCGGACCAGAGCAGAATCGATATTCATGCCGGACTTTTTTCCGGCAGCGGACTTGTTCGTCGCCATGCACACCCCTTGTTTGGTTTCGCGTGTGACTATTCACGCGAATTGCGGCTGGCAAGTGGCAATCGATGCAATTTTCGCAATCGGCGCCGCGTCCTAGACCTCGCCTGACGCTACGGCTTCGAGAGCGATGCGATAGGAATCGGCGCCATGCCCCTCGACCGTCTTGGCCGCCGCCATGCCGACATAGGATGTGTGCCGGAAATGCTCGCGCGTCTTGGGATCGGAAAGGTGGACCTCGATCACCTGCG
The Erythrobacter sp. THAF29 DNA segment above includes these coding regions:
- the accB gene encoding acetyl-CoA carboxylase biotin carboxyl carrier protein; translated protein: MATNKSAAGKKSGMNIDSALVRELAELLNETGLTEIEVEDHDRKIRVSRGGGVAPAYSAAPAPLAPPPAAPAQAPAAEAPAAESSGDNHADALKSPMVGTAYLAPEPGAANFVKVGDKVSEGDTVMIVEAMKVMNPIAADRSGTVKAILVDNGQPVEFDQPLIVIG
- the accC gene encoding acetyl-CoA carboxylase biotin carboxylase subunit, giving the protein MGITRILIANRGEIALRIHRAAHEMGIETVAVHSTADADAMHVRLADAAVCIGPPAATDSYLNHAAIISAAEVSGCDAIHPGYGFLSENAKFAEIVEAHDIKWIGPKPEHIRTMGDKVEAKRTAGELGLPLVPGSDGAVEDPEEARKIAAEIGYPVIIKAASGGGGRGMKVCESEDEIESLMKQAGSEAKAAFGDATVYIEKYLGNPRHIEFQVFGDGNGNAIHLGERDCSLQRRHQKVLEEAPSPVISHEERMRMGEVCSKAMRDMGYRGAGTIEFLWEDGEFYFIEMNTRLQVEHPVTEAITGVDLVREQIRIAAGKPLSVAQEDLEFTGHAIECRINAEDPFTFAPSPGKVTYYHPAGGMHVRVDSGLYAGYTIPPYYDSMIAKLIVYGRNREGCIMRLRRALEEMVIEGVKTNIPLHQELLHQDDVLHGDYSIKWLEEWLSEREG